The following proteins come from a genomic window of Tepidiforma thermophila:
- the cas7g gene encoding type I-G CRISPR-associated RAMP protein Csb1/Cas7g produces the protein MADLDALYERLAAAVTLQNDDAAIRIRAEYEPQAGTGAKVFPPTYMESNGTRYHFERRWSPEGTPVEVVVLDSYQSQANRCEAALDRVADRLGLPRLLMRFTHDGVTIELSNLAAPHRSRDAYFLDSVVGGTPFLVTPMGKELDQASVDDLTPLLIHVPTDLVYGLWDSHLKNRDLALKLARSYTSEMIGWEPMRGKRAATKGDPLNLPGEDVVDRKAWRPFETETKKKKEQTGKEEKDKLNQLGHGMIPAAPNESIGGVAVRSISRLGVLSLIGLAQLRFRDEEINRAGRTALAALALAGDRLAFGGAGIHLRSGSDLVLRSESMEWVQRGARTEPLELTTDDALQLVDLARERLAAAGVQWSPEPVVLSPSGPLAEVIRNVLTARGLEDAEA, from the coding sequence ATGGCGGATCTCGATGCACTGTACGAACGGCTCGCAGCGGCGGTGACGCTCCAGAACGACGATGCGGCAATCCGCATCCGCGCCGAGTACGAACCGCAGGCCGGGACAGGCGCCAAGGTCTTCCCTCCGACCTACATGGAGAGCAATGGGACGCGCTACCACTTTGAGCGCCGCTGGTCGCCCGAAGGCACCCCCGTGGAGGTCGTCGTCCTCGACTCCTACCAGTCCCAGGCCAACCGGTGCGAAGCCGCCCTCGACCGCGTGGCCGACCGGCTCGGGCTGCCCCGCCTCCTCATGCGGTTCACCCACGATGGCGTGACGATTGAACTCTCGAACCTGGCCGCCCCGCACCGCAGCCGCGACGCCTACTTCCTGGACAGTGTGGTCGGTGGAACTCCCTTCTTGGTTACGCCGATGGGTAAGGAGCTTGATCAGGCATCCGTCGATGACCTGACGCCCCTCTTAATCCACGTGCCAACGGATCTTGTTTACGGATTATGGGATTCCCATCTTAAGAACAGGGATTTGGCGCTAAAACTGGCACGCTCTTACACCTCGGAGATGATTGGCTGGGAGCCGATGCGAGGAAAGCGCGCTGCAACGAAAGGCGACCCGCTAAATCTGCCAGGCGAAGATGTGGTGGACAGGAAAGCATGGAGGCCATTTGAGACCGAAACTAAGAAGAAGAAGGAACAGACCGGCAAGGAGGAGAAAGACAAACTCAATCAACTCGGCCACGGCATGATTCCGGCTGCGCCGAATGAATCCATCGGTGGTGTTGCCGTCCGCAGCATTTCCCGCCTCGGTGTCCTCTCGCTTATCGGGCTCGCGCAGCTCCGCTTCCGCGACGAAGAGATAAACCGCGCCGGTCGGACTGCGCTTGCAGCACTCGCCCTCGCCGGCGACCGGCTCGCCTTCGGCGGCGCCGGCATCCACCTTCGCTCCGGCTCCGACCTCGTCCTGCGCAGCGAGTCCATGGAATGGGTCCAGCGCGGCGCCCGGACCGAGCCGCTGGAGCTCACAACGGATGATGCGCTGCAGCTGGTCGACCTCGCCCGCGAGCGCCTCGCCGCTGCCGGCGTTCAGTGGTCGCCCGAGCCCGTCGTTCTCTCGCCATCGGGGCCACTCGCCGAGGTGATCCGTAACGTCCTCACTGCCCGGGGCCTCGAAGACGCCGAGGCTTGA
- a CDS encoding RecQ family ATP-dependent DNA helicase codes for MDESNGERAQTPASSQMRPREQNRPFGEAGGARRGATDDSLLDEPLDDQDDVDPEDLPHEVELEPLRPNLQVRLFQAVGLPREWVERIHDASVPPRLRRAAAQWRLDWPLRSSPDTVSRFASVISVVEKILTRGALTIVDPQVEEALPVPDRETISSEDIRKTVELLAADPTIPPSWPLHTEVWGKAKPFAEWFDNGGFGRLGWTLVPGMTLKTTFQEAGERTSHHLPIVLAHPSVERLTAVTLPGDGSAAAPTTSAWAQWREMEVFPLRPGTDYHGPDPALDHLATLLAKASVPKPTLPVVHLRLSRFAHQVQIALLEAFRGGLLPDDAPWKVAIQPPERLVRELEPAELELVLARAVEGFAELLVRVASLHGVPLGRPEVSTAVLPSSPAGPAQVLIRAGFSGRVPVLTGAAEFVIHDLPLGLNVAPPVTAAPPVRRQNPQREDAEWMLNYVFRKPSFWEGQWETVRRTLEGKDTLVLLPTGAGKSIAFQLGAICLPGMCIAVAPIVSLVEDQLDNLDRVGIDRAVGITSNISDRQQREAAVTAVGRGWYLYCYIAPERFQIASFRDALRQATATVPVCSVAIDEAHCVSEWGHDFRTAYLNLGRIARDYCKYGDFVPPLIGLTGTASYIVLRDVQRQLGILDYDALVTPTSFDRRELAFHIMTCRSEEKADRLIGIMNSLPSRFGLASNGFFQPRGSNTTSGLVFCPYINGNFGILRFQKEIQEKLQIHSDVYAGGLSKRKKRLSAHRFKRNEVPLLVCTKAFGMGIDKPNIRYTIHTGLPASIESYYQEAGRAGRDRQRALSFIVLSDDRPQANRQLLDPSTDVTVLARHIQQRRYDGTDDDVTRALWFHVQAFRGKERDLEVTKATLGLLGETGQARDVVIGWRMPRGPGGQGLMQQPGRGQDDDETQKAIEKALHRLVVIGVVADYTVDYVRREFHVRLADTGYEDVREHLLAYIGDYQAGLVPAYEARVNALMGRRWRDYLVDVCSLLIDFIYEHIERARRRSLREMLEAASLGDGERLRERILNYLTTTEYDDFLVGIIQSTTVADAMQHAEELLDVVVSPNDAERIRGAVARYLTSYPDVPVLLALRAVTEGLSRDPDREDIRQNLTAAMNFARDRYGYTPDELVGLAGLAIRAMGRRPEVARDAALDLVAAMQGDVSFLRGLARAVPAFAAVPYAMLSTRLLVERIDRVLGV; via the coding sequence GTGGACGAGAGCAACGGGGAGCGCGCGCAGACCCCGGCGTCGTCCCAAATGCGCCCCCGGGAACAGAACAGGCCGTTCGGCGAGGCCGGAGGAGCGCGTCGGGGAGCCACTGATGACAGCCTGCTCGACGAACCCCTGGACGACCAGGACGATGTCGATCCCGAGGACCTTCCACACGAGGTCGAGCTCGAGCCACTTCGTCCGAACCTCCAGGTCCGACTGTTCCAGGCCGTCGGTCTGCCTCGAGAATGGGTCGAACGGATTCACGACGCCAGCGTGCCTCCGCGCCTGCGGCGCGCCGCCGCACAGTGGCGGCTCGACTGGCCGTTGCGGTCTTCGCCTGACACGGTCAGCCGGTTCGCGAGCGTCATCAGCGTGGTGGAGAAGATCCTTACGCGTGGGGCCCTGACAATCGTCGACCCGCAGGTTGAAGAAGCTCTGCCGGTGCCCGACCGAGAGACAATCAGCAGCGAGGACATCAGGAAGACGGTTGAACTTCTTGCGGCCGACCCCACAATTCCACCGTCCTGGCCGCTGCACACGGAGGTGTGGGGCAAGGCGAAGCCCTTCGCGGAATGGTTCGACAACGGGGGCTTCGGGAGGCTCGGCTGGACGCTCGTTCCGGGGATGACGCTGAAGACGACCTTCCAGGAGGCCGGAGAGCGAACAAGCCACCACCTGCCCATCGTGCTTGCGCACCCCTCGGTCGAGCGCCTGACCGCGGTGACGTTGCCCGGCGATGGTTCAGCCGCTGCACCGACGACGTCCGCATGGGCTCAGTGGCGAGAGATGGAGGTATTCCCGCTGCGTCCCGGTACGGACTACCACGGTCCGGACCCGGCTCTCGACCACCTGGCTACGCTCCTGGCAAAGGCGTCCGTGCCCAAGCCCACGCTGCCGGTCGTGCATCTCAGGCTGTCGCGCTTCGCACACCAGGTACAGATTGCGCTCCTCGAGGCATTTCGTGGCGGACTGCTTCCCGACGACGCGCCATGGAAGGTAGCCATTCAGCCACCTGAACGTCTGGTTCGAGAGCTTGAACCGGCAGAGCTGGAGCTGGTGCTCGCGCGAGCGGTGGAAGGTTTCGCGGAGCTGCTGGTGCGGGTCGCCTCACTTCACGGCGTTCCCCTGGGACGACCGGAAGTCAGCACTGCTGTCTTGCCATCTTCACCTGCCGGGCCGGCCCAGGTGCTCATACGCGCCGGATTTTCGGGGCGAGTCCCGGTGCTCACGGGGGCTGCCGAGTTCGTGATTCACGACCTCCCGCTCGGACTCAATGTGGCACCGCCCGTCACGGCCGCACCACCGGTCCGCAGGCAGAATCCGCAGCGCGAAGACGCTGAGTGGATGCTGAACTACGTCTTCCGGAAGCCGTCGTTCTGGGAGGGCCAGTGGGAGACGGTCCGGCGCACCCTGGAGGGGAAGGACACCCTCGTGCTCCTGCCGACCGGTGCCGGTAAGTCCATCGCCTTCCAGCTCGGCGCCATCTGCCTGCCCGGGATGTGCATCGCCGTGGCTCCGATCGTCTCACTCGTCGAGGACCAGCTGGACAACCTCGATCGGGTTGGCATCGACCGAGCCGTTGGCATAACGAGCAACATCAGCGACCGCCAGCAGCGCGAGGCGGCTGTAACGGCGGTCGGCAGGGGCTGGTACCTTTATTGTTATATCGCGCCCGAGCGGTTCCAGATTGCGTCATTCCGGGACGCGCTGCGGCAGGCGACAGCGACTGTGCCGGTGTGCTCGGTTGCCATCGACGAGGCCCACTGCGTTTCGGAGTGGGGGCATGACTTCCGTACGGCCTATCTCAACCTCGGCAGAATCGCCCGCGACTATTGCAAGTACGGAGACTTCGTCCCGCCGCTTATCGGCCTGACAGGAACCGCCAGCTATATCGTGTTGCGTGACGTCCAGCGCCAGCTGGGGATCCTCGACTACGACGCGCTTGTTACTCCGACCAGTTTTGACCGGAGAGAGCTTGCGTTCCACATCATGACCTGCAGGTCAGAAGAGAAGGCCGACAGGTTGATCGGCATTATGAACAGTTTGCCATCAAGGTTTGGACTGGCATCAAATGGATTCTTCCAGCCACGAGGATCCAATACGACGTCGGGTCTTGTTTTTTGTCCGTACATCAACGGGAACTTCGGGATCTTGCGCTTTCAAAAAGAGATCCAAGAGAAGCTGCAGATTCACTCGGACGTTTACGCCGGGGGTCTCTCCAAACGAAAGAAGCGCCTGAGCGCGCACCGTTTCAAGCGGAACGAGGTCCCGTTACTCGTATGCACGAAGGCCTTCGGGATGGGGATCGATAAGCCGAACATCAGATACACCATCCACACCGGGCTCCCTGCGTCGATCGAGTCGTACTACCAGGAGGCAGGGCGCGCCGGGCGAGACCGGCAGCGGGCCCTCTCGTTTATTGTGCTCTCGGATGACCGGCCCCAGGCGAACCGGCAGCTCCTTGACCCGAGCACGGATGTGACCGTACTGGCCCGGCACATCCAGCAGCGACGGTACGACGGCACCGACGATGACGTGACCCGCGCACTCTGGTTCCACGTCCAGGCGTTCCGGGGCAAGGAGCGGGACCTGGAGGTAACAAAGGCCACCCTGGGCTTACTCGGCGAGACCGGACAGGCCCGCGACGTGGTCATTGGCTGGCGCATGCCCCGAGGCCCGGGCGGGCAGGGCCTCATGCAGCAGCCGGGCCGCGGACAGGATGACGATGAAACTCAGAAGGCCATAGAAAAAGCGCTGCATCGCCTGGTGGTCATCGGTGTCGTCGCTGACTATACCGTCGACTACGTGCGGCGGGAGTTTCACGTCAGGCTGGCAGACACGGGCTACGAAGACGTGCGCGAACATCTCCTGGCCTATATTGGTGATTACCAGGCCGGGCTGGTGCCCGCCTATGAGGCACGGGTAAACGCGCTGATGGGCCGTCGCTGGCGCGACTACCTGGTCGACGTATGTTCGCTACTGATCGACTTTATCTACGAGCATATTGAGCGCGCCCGGCGGCGCTCGCTGCGGGAGATGCTCGAGGCAGCGAGCCTGGGCGACGGCGAGCGTCTTCGCGAACGCATTCTGAACTACCTGACGACGACGGAGTACGACGACTTCCTCGTAGGCATCATCCAGTCCACTACGGTGGCTGACGCCATGCAGCATGCTGAAGAGCTCCTCGACGTCGTCGTCTCGCCGAACGATGCGGAGCGCATCCGGGGGGCAGTGGCCCGGTATCTTACGTCCTACCCGGATGTCCCGGTA
- the csb2 gene encoding type I-G CRISPR-associated protein Csb2 produces MLALRCQLLGDTFEGGAPDDPGAPEWPPSWMRLYSALVAVADHAVPSEVALLEKLEQLKPPAIVADPPALADAPEMAFERQAWVPTNKVEGKDTATTLPGRKNGARGWARFVPRSRDIVYAWDDDALSESERAVLAALCRRVPYLGRSTSPVIVEVVESSLPEEGVLVPSSSQEEATADPGLPTYPVRTPFNGALAALRAAHERKVTGKAGDPWAIGAYVDYRPLVRQSHVPTIRGPYRELVIFALEGPQRDGRHAVEFTDLLRKAVMANLPRPLPAVHGHGPGDAPRCAFLALPFVGHRHADGHIIGLAVAVPELEPADLRDLWWALGATAERGLSSPSLGQFSLRRLTPLEQRRAPLALQAWRWSRPSDTWVTAYPAVLDRFVKDRTEIPELIRQTIRNSGFPEPTEFQSALRPFDGTVPGALDLAPWETTRPGHKEGFRPYRHLYLRFAAPVEGPVVIGSMRHYGLGLCVPVTSPATSAAREVGPRDA; encoded by the coding sequence ATGCTCGCTCTTCGCTGTCAGCTCCTCGGCGATACCTTCGAAGGTGGGGCGCCCGATGACCCGGGGGCTCCGGAGTGGCCGCCCTCCTGGATGCGCCTCTACTCAGCGCTCGTTGCTGTGGCCGACCATGCCGTCCCGTCCGAGGTCGCCCTGCTCGAAAAGCTCGAGCAGCTTAAGCCGCCCGCCATCGTCGCCGACCCACCGGCGCTCGCCGACGCTCCCGAGATGGCATTTGAACGTCAGGCCTGGGTCCCGACCAACAAAGTCGAAGGCAAAGATACGGCCACGACGCTCCCTGGAAGGAAAAACGGCGCTCGCGGCTGGGCCCGTTTCGTGCCGCGCTCCCGCGACATCGTGTACGCCTGGGATGATGACGCGCTCTCGGAATCGGAGCGCGCCGTCCTGGCGGCACTCTGCCGCCGCGTCCCCTACCTCGGGCGCTCAACATCCCCGGTCATCGTCGAAGTGGTCGAATCCAGCCTCCCGGAAGAGGGTGTCCTCGTCCCCTCGAGCTCCCAGGAAGAAGCAACGGCCGATCCGGGGCTGCCGACCTATCCGGTCCGCACTCCGTTCAACGGCGCCCTTGCCGCATTGCGGGCCGCACATGAGCGAAAGGTCACCGGAAAGGCAGGCGACCCCTGGGCTATCGGCGCCTACGTCGACTACCGGCCGCTCGTCCGCCAGTCACATGTTCCCACCATCCGCGGGCCGTACCGCGAGCTGGTCATCTTCGCCCTGGAGGGGCCCCAGCGCGACGGTCGGCACGCCGTGGAGTTCACCGACCTGCTCCGCAAGGCGGTCATGGCGAATCTCCCCCGGCCGCTCCCTGCCGTGCACGGGCACGGCCCGGGCGACGCCCCCCGGTGCGCCTTCCTTGCCCTGCCCTTCGTCGGCCACCGCCACGCTGATGGCCACATCATCGGCCTGGCTGTCGCCGTCCCGGAACTCGAGCCGGCCGACCTCCGCGACCTCTGGTGGGCGCTCGGCGCAACCGCCGAACGCGGCCTCTCCTCACCCTCCCTCGGCCAGTTCTCGTTGCGCCGGCTGACGCCGCTCGAACAACGTCGTGCCCCGCTTGCGCTCCAGGCCTGGCGATGGAGTCGGCCGTCCGATACCTGGGTGACAGCATATCCCGCCGTGCTTGACCGCTTTGTGAAAGATCGCACCGAGATTCCTGAGCTGATCCGGCAGACCATCCGGAACTCCGGCTTCCCCGAGCCAACGGAGTTCCAGTCCGCACTCAGGCCGTTCGACGGGACCGTACCCGGCGCCCTCGACCTCGCCCCGTGGGAAACCACCCGCCCGGGCCACAAAGAAGGCTTCCGCCCGTACCGGCACCTCTACCTCCGGTTCGCGGCGCCCGTCGAGGGCCCGGTGGTCATCGGGTCTATGCGGCATTACGGCCTTGGCCTCTGCGTCCCCGTCACCTCACCCGCTACCTCCGCAGCACGTGAGGTCGGACCGCGCGATGCTTGA